The following proteins are co-located in the Flavobacterium sp. CECT 9288 genome:
- the nhaA gene encoding Na+/H+ antiporter NhaA produces MKVTKTFKAFFESEKAGGILLLFVTLLSIALANSAVQNNYIAFWETEIAHHSITHWINDGLMTIFFLLIGLELEREIYQGELSSIKDAALPIFGALGGMLVPAGIFLLLNFGTITQNGAGIPMATDIAFAIGILSLLGKRVPTSLKIFLTALAVIDDLGAIIVIAVFYTESIDYINLGIAFAIMGILFIFNRRNVHQLYPYLIGGAAMWYFMLNSGVHATITGVLLAFVIPFGDGSKKTSSYRLQHFLHYPVAFFILPLFAIANTGIAISANWQEGLNHANTIGIILGLVIGKPLGIWLFSFLAVSVGICTLPKDLKWSSILGAGMLGGIGFTMSIFITLLAFKNDGEEVITYSKIAILIASFIAGTIGFLWLKFNLKPLKLKKQNKML; encoded by the coding sequence ATGAAAGTAACTAAAACATTTAAAGCCTTTTTTGAAAGTGAAAAAGCAGGAGGTATCTTATTACTTTTTGTGACTTTACTATCCATTGCATTGGCTAACTCAGCAGTACAAAACAATTATATTGCATTTTGGGAAACTGAAATTGCACACCATTCTATTACCCACTGGATTAATGATGGTTTAATGACTATTTTCTTTTTATTGATAGGTTTAGAATTAGAACGAGAAATATATCAAGGAGAATTATCGAGTATTAAAGATGCGGCTTTACCCATTTTTGGGGCTTTGGGAGGAATGCTGGTACCGGCAGGGATTTTTTTATTGCTAAACTTTGGTACCATTACACAAAACGGAGCTGGAATTCCTATGGCTACAGACATTGCGTTTGCAATAGGAATTTTATCGCTTTTAGGCAAAAGAGTTCCTACTTCATTAAAAATTTTCTTAACCGCATTGGCAGTCATTGATGATTTAGGAGCTATAATAGTCATTGCTGTATTTTACACGGAAAGTATTGACTACATCAATCTAGGAATTGCATTTGCCATTATGGGGATTTTGTTCATTTTTAACAGACGCAACGTGCACCAACTCTATCCATACTTGATAGGAGGAGCAGCCATGTGGTACTTCATGCTAAATTCAGGAGTACATGCTACCATAACAGGAGTATTATTGGCCTTTGTGATCCCGTTTGGAGATGGAAGCAAAAAAACTTCTTCTTACCGTTTGCAACACTTTTTGCATTATCCGGTAGCGTTTTTTATCCTACCATTGTTTGCTATTGCCAATACAGGAATTGCAATTAGTGCTAACTGGCAAGAAGGTTTAAATCATGCCAACACGATAGGAATCATTTTAGGACTTGTTATAGGAAAGCCTTTGGGAATATGGTTATTCTCCTTTCTAGCGGTAAGTGTAGGTATTTGTACACTGCCCAAGGATTTAAAATGGAGTAGTATTCTGGGCGCAGGAATGCTTGGCGGCATAGGATTTACCATGTCTATCTTTATCACATTATTGGCTTTTAAAAACGATGGTGAAGAAGTAATTACTTACTCTAAAATTGCCATTTTAATAGCCTCTTTTATTGCAGGAACAATTGGGTTTTTATGGCTCAAGTTCAACCTCAAACCGCTTAAACTAAAAAAACAAAATAAGATGCTTTAA
- the rsmA gene encoding 16S rRNA (adenine(1518)-N(6)/adenine(1519)-N(6))-dimethyltransferase RsmA, giving the protein MEKVTAKKHLGQHFLKDESIAKDIADTLNLEGYDDVLEIGPGMGVLTKYLLDKPVNTYVIEIDTESVTYLDANYPKLKDKIISKDFLKYNINEIFEGKQFAIIGNFPYNISTQIVFRTLEYKEQIPEFAGMFQKEVAERICEKKGTKAYGILSVLVQAFYDAEYLFTVDENVFNPPPKVKSGVLRLRRKKDYSLPCGEKLFFTVVKTAFQQRRKTLRNSLKTLNLSDALREDEIFNLRPEQLDVAQFISLTQKIEADGV; this is encoded by the coding sequence ATGGAAAAAGTAACCGCCAAAAAACACTTAGGACAACACTTTCTAAAAGATGAAAGTATAGCTAAGGATATTGCTGACACGCTAAACCTAGAAGGGTATGATGATGTCTTAGAAATAGGTCCGGGAATGGGAGTTTTGACAAAATATTTATTGGATAAACCTGTAAACACTTACGTTATTGAAATTGATACTGAATCAGTCACGTATTTGGATGCTAATTATCCAAAATTGAAAGATAAAATTATCTCTAAAGATTTCTTGAAATACAACATCAATGAAATTTTTGAAGGGAAGCAGTTTGCTATAATTGGGAACTTCCCGTATAATATTTCAACACAAATTGTTTTTAGAACATTAGAATACAAAGAACAAATACCCGAGTTTGCAGGTATGTTTCAAAAAGAAGTAGCAGAACGTATTTGTGAAAAGAAAGGAACAAAGGCGTATGGAATTCTCTCGGTACTGGTACAAGCTTTTTATGATGCGGAGTATTTGTTTACCGTAGACGAAAATGTTTTTAATCCGCCACCCAAAGTAAAATCAGGGGTTTTAAGGTTACGCCGTAAAAAAGATTATAGTTTGCCTTGCGGCGAAAAATTATTTTTCACAGTAGTTAAAACCGCTTTTCAGCAAAGGCGAAAAACGTTACGTAACAGCTTAAAGACCTTAAATTTATCAGATGCTTTACGTGAGGATGAAATTTTCAACCTTCGTCCAGAACAATTAGATGTAGCACAATTTATTTCCCTTACTCAAAAAATAGAAGCCGATGGAGTTTAA
- a CDS encoding DUF4286 family protein, translating into MIIYNVTTNIHESVHDQWMIWMQHKHIPEILATGLFSSARLVRVLVEEEMGGVTYSVQYETESKETLQRYYQEHAPSFREEGARLFGDKMLAFRTELELIGDYK; encoded by the coding sequence ATGATTATATACAACGTCACTACAAACATACATGAAAGCGTACACGATCAATGGATGATCTGGATGCAACACAAACACATTCCTGAAATCTTGGCAACTGGATTGTTTTCATCAGCCCGATTGGTTCGCGTATTGGTTGAAGAAGAAATGGGAGGAGTAACCTACTCTGTACAATATGAAACAGAAAGTAAGGAGACCTTGCAGCGGTATTATCAAGAACATGCACCTAGTTTTCGTGAAGAAGGAGCACGATTATTTGGAGATAAAATGCTAGCTTTTAGAACTGAACTTGAGTTGATTGGAGATTATAAATAA
- a CDS encoding TM2 domain-containing protein, whose protein sequence is MENQKYESWNQPQHNRQDNKKLPAGLLAILLGPLAIHKFFLGYTTEGIIWLLISLFTCGTVTTLLGLIEGIIYLTKSDEEFYQTYQVGKKAWF, encoded by the coding sequence ATGGAAAATCAAAAATACGAATCTTGGAATCAACCACAACATAACCGACAAGACAATAAGAAACTTCCAGCAGGGTTGCTCGCTATTCTTTTAGGACCTTTAGCAATTCATAAGTTTTTTTTGGGTTACACCACCGAAGGGATTATTTGGTTATTGATTAGTTTGTTTACCTGTGGAACCGTAACGACTTTATTAGGACTTATTGAAGGGATTATTTATTTGACAAAATCAGATGAAGAGTTTTATCAAACGTATCAAGTAGGTAAGAAGGCATGGTTTTAA
- the proC gene encoding pyrroline-5-carboxylate reductase, with translation MKVHIIGGGNLGVSIALGLAKFATHHQVTITRRNISSILYLEKLGATVTTNNILEIQEADVIILTIKPYQVDTVLAEILPQISNKIIASAVSGLSIENLQSKIGANNYAVRIMPNIAAQFGASATCIAFHEAHKEQAQEVVALFESLGTAPIIDEKLMDAATVLAASGTAFALRYIRASMQAGIEIGFDWQTALAISAQTVKGAAQMLLEEKIHPEQLIDRVTTPKGCTIAGLNEMEMHGFSSSLIRGIKTSLKQIKG, from the coding sequence ATGAAAGTACACATTATTGGCGGAGGAAACCTAGGCGTTTCTATCGCGCTCGGTTTGGCTAAATTTGCTACACACCATCAGGTTACCATTACGCGACGAAACATTTCAAGTATACTTTATCTCGAAAAATTAGGAGCAACGGTAACAACGAATAATATTCTCGAAATTCAAGAAGCTGACGTAATTATACTCACCATCAAACCCTATCAGGTAGATACCGTTTTGGCCGAAATTCTACCACAAATCTCCAATAAAATAATTGCATCCGCAGTAAGTGGATTGTCTATTGAGAACTTACAATCTAAAATTGGCGCCAATAACTATGCAGTGCGTATCATGCCTAATATTGCGGCACAGTTTGGCGCATCGGCTACTTGTATTGCATTTCACGAAGCCCATAAAGAACAGGCCCAAGAGGTGGTTGCTCTATTTGAAAGTTTGGGTACAGCTCCTATTATTGACGAGAAATTAATGGATGCAGCAACAGTTCTAGCAGCTAGCGGTACAGCTTTTGCCCTGCGCTACATTCGCGCCTCAATGCAAGCCGGAATCGAAATAGGTTTTGATTGGCAAACTGCCCTCGCAATATCGGCACAAACTGTAAAAGGTGCAGCGCAAATGCTTTTGGAAGAAAAAATACATCCGGAACAATTAATAGATAGAGTTACCACGCCTAAAGGCTGTACCATTGCTGGGTTGAATGAAATGGAGATGCACGGTTTTAGTTCGTCCTTAATTCGCGGTATTAAAACTTCTTTGAAACAAATTAAAGGATAA
- the mgtE gene encoding magnesium transporter, translating to MEFKISKVLIQELEQLIQNKNDQQLEVLLNDMHHADIAEILDELDFNEATYIFKVLDSEKTAEILLELEDDLRENILSRLSPKEIAEELDELETNDAADIIAELSQDLKAEVISELQDVEHAKDIVDLLRYDEDTAGGIMHKELVKVNENWNVLTCVKEMRIQAENISRVHSIYVVDDEDRLKGRLSLKDLLTTSSRTPINDVYIRKLNSVKVDTEDVEVARIMQKYDLEAIPVVDELGRLVGRITIDDIVDVIKDEADEDYQLAAGISQDVEADDSIFEHTKARLPWLVLALLGGFVSVKVLGLFEGAMLQHGNLFFFTPLIAAMAGNVGVQSSAIIVQGLANNTLSGSVFNRLIKEVSLSLLNGVILASILFVGSHFLLNVEMIIGIIVTTALIAVIIIASLIGTAIPLLLDKFGIDPALATGPFITTSNDICGILIYFSIARLILGF from the coding sequence ATGGAGTTTAAAATCAGCAAAGTACTAATACAAGAATTAGAGCAACTCATTCAAAACAAGAACGACCAGCAACTGGAAGTATTATTGAATGACATGCACCATGCTGATATTGCCGAAATTCTAGACGAGCTGGACTTTAACGAGGCTACTTACATTTTTAAAGTTTTAGACAGTGAAAAAACCGCCGAAATTCTTCTGGAATTAGAAGATGATTTGCGTGAAAACATATTAAGCAGGCTTTCGCCAAAGGAAATTGCGGAGGAATTAGATGAACTAGAAACCAATGATGCTGCGGATATTATTGCAGAGCTTTCGCAAGACTTAAAAGCCGAAGTAATTTCAGAGCTTCAGGATGTGGAGCATGCCAAAGATATTGTTGACTTATTGCGCTATGACGAGGACACCGCTGGTGGAATCATGCACAAGGAGTTGGTTAAAGTCAATGAAAACTGGAATGTACTTACGTGCGTGAAAGAAATGCGTATTCAGGCCGAAAATATCTCCAGAGTACACTCCATTTACGTGGTAGATGATGAAGATCGTTTAAAAGGGCGTTTGTCACTTAAGGATTTGTTAACTACTTCGTCAAGAACACCTATTAATGATGTTTATATCCGAAAATTAAACTCGGTAAAAGTAGATACAGAGGATGTTGAGGTAGCTCGTATCATGCAAAAGTACGATTTAGAAGCCATTCCTGTTGTGGACGAATTAGGAAGGTTAGTAGGTAGAATTACCATTGATGACATTGTAGATGTAATTAAGGACGAAGCAGACGAGGATTACCAGTTAGCAGCGGGTATCTCACAAGACGTAGAAGCCGATGATAGTATATTTGAACACACAAAGGCGCGTTTGCCTTGGTTGGTTCTGGCATTATTAGGTGGTTTTGTTTCTGTAAAAGTATTGGGACTTTTTGAAGGTGCCATGCTACAACACGGAAACTTATTCTTTTTTACCCCACTTATTGCGGCCATGGCAGGAAATGTGGGGGTGCAATCTTCGGCAATTATTGTACAAGGTTTGGCTAACAATACTTTAAGCGGTTCCGTTTTTAACCGACTCATCAAAGAGGTTTCTTTAAGTTTGTTAAACGGTGTGATACTAGCCAGTATTTTATTTGTAGGAAGTCATTTTTTACTGAATGTAGAGATGATTATCGGGATTATTGTCACTACCGCTTTGATTGCAGTAATCATTATTGCATCATTAATAGGTACTGCTATACCATTGTTGCTGGACAAATTCGGGATAGATCCTGCTTTAGCTACTGGACCTTTCATTACCACTAGCAACGACATTTGTGGTATTCTAATTTACTTTTCTATAGCACGATTGATTTTAGGGTTTTAG
- the serS gene encoding serine--tRNA ligase, with protein sequence MLQIAFIRENQEKVINALAKRNLDAKSVVEEVVQLDEKRRAAQVELDTILSESNKLSKDIGELMKAGEKAKAAILKEKTVLNKEKSKALAETAEALAAELLEKLYTLPNLPADIVPEGKTPEENLNVFEEGAVPVLHEGAQPHWDLVKKYDIIDFELGVKITGAGFPVYKGKGARLQRALINYFLDKNTAAGYNEVQVPHMVNEASAYGTGQLPDKEGQMYHDKTDDLYLIPTAEVPVTNLFRDVILNENELPVLTTAYTPCFRREAGSYGAHVRGLNRLHQFDKVEIVRVEHPDKSYEALDGMVEHVKDILRDLKLPYRVLRLCGGDMGFTSALTYDFEVFSTAQDRWLEISSVSNFETFQSNRLKLRFKDKDGKNQLAHTLNGSALALPRVMAGILENYQTPEGIVIPEVLRPYCGFDIIN encoded by the coding sequence ATGTTACAAATTGCATTTATTAGAGAGAATCAAGAAAAAGTAATCAATGCTTTGGCCAAAAGAAATTTGGATGCCAAGAGTGTTGTTGAAGAAGTGGTACAACTAGATGAAAAACGTCGCGCTGCGCAGGTAGAGCTTGACACTATTTTATCTGAATCTAATAAATTATCCAAAGATATTGGCGAATTGATGAAAGCGGGTGAGAAAGCAAAAGCCGCAATTCTTAAAGAAAAAACAGTTTTAAACAAAGAGAAAAGCAAAGCGCTAGCCGAAACCGCTGAGGCACTAGCCGCTGAACTTTTAGAAAAATTATACACACTGCCTAATCTTCCAGCTGATATTGTTCCTGAGGGGAAAACACCAGAGGAAAACTTAAACGTTTTTGAAGAAGGTGCCGTTCCAGTTTTGCATGAAGGGGCACAACCACATTGGGATTTGGTAAAAAAATACGACATCATTGATTTTGAATTGGGAGTAAAAATCACTGGAGCAGGATTTCCAGTGTATAAAGGTAAAGGCGCTCGTTTACAACGTGCCTTGATCAATTATTTCTTAGATAAAAATACGGCAGCAGGTTATAATGAAGTTCAGGTTCCGCACATGGTCAATGAAGCATCTGCTTATGGAACTGGTCAATTGCCAGACAAAGAAGGGCAAATGTACCATGACAAAACCGATGATTTGTACTTGATTCCAACGGCTGAGGTTCCTGTTACTAATTTGTTTCGTGATGTAATCCTCAACGAAAATGAATTGCCAGTATTGACTACGGCTTATACGCCATGTTTCCGTCGTGAAGCAGGTTCTTATGGTGCACATGTACGCGGATTAAACCGTTTGCACCAGTTTGACAAAGTCGAAATTGTACGTGTAGAGCATCCTGATAAGTCATACGAAGCACTTGATGGAATGGTAGAACATGTCAAAGATATCTTGAGAGATTTGAAATTACCGTACCGTGTATTACGTCTTTGCGGAGGCGATATGGGTTTCACTTCAGCATTGACGTATGATTTTGAAGTTTTTTCTACGGCACAAGACCGTTGGTTAGAGATTAGTTCGGTTTCTAATTTTGAGACTTTTCAATCGAATCGTTTGAAATTGCGTTTCAAGGACAAGGACGGAAAAAACCAATTGGCACACACCTTAAACGGAAGTGCGCTGGCCTTGCCAAGAGTTATGGCTGGAATATTAGAAAATTACCAAACTCCTGAGGGAATTGTAATTCCAGAGGTATTGCGTCCTTACTGCGGATTTGATATTATAAATTAA